The following coding sequences are from one Rathayibacter sp. VKM Ac-2760 window:
- a CDS encoding LacI family DNA-binding transcriptional regulator, whose product MALPTVEDVARAAGVSRQTVSNVLNSPHVVRESTRERVEKAIGDLNYRPHASARRLRTRKSGTIGVRMDRVLDGISGSLLDRFLHAVTEQADARGMRILLYTAASPEEEIERIGKLRDGADVDAFVLTSTFYGDRRTAWLIEQGVPFVTFGRPWGLDDQGDPQHLWVDVDGALGVAQATEHLADAGCSRIAFFGWPAGSATGDDRRSGWERVLDERFPGTPRRTPTAEDDVQRARAAAIEFLRSSPEVDGLVCVSDSLALGASMAAVAVGRPQLPIVGFDNTPVAAAVGLPSVEQDLGAVAAGALELLLGEQGDDVVHRPLAPGEAHRLITPHLVVRTPLHHPES is encoded by the coding sequence ATGGCACTGCCGACCGTCGAGGACGTCGCCCGCGCGGCCGGTGTCTCGCGGCAGACCGTCTCGAACGTGCTGAACAGCCCGCACGTGGTGCGCGAGAGCACGCGCGAGCGGGTCGAGAAGGCGATCGGCGACCTGAACTACCGGCCGCACGCCTCCGCCCGCCGCCTCCGCACCCGCAAGTCGGGCACCATCGGCGTCCGGATGGACCGCGTGCTCGACGGCATCTCCGGCAGCCTGCTCGACCGCTTCCTGCACGCCGTCACCGAGCAGGCCGACGCCCGCGGGATGCGGATCCTGCTCTACACGGCGGCGAGCCCCGAGGAGGAGATCGAGCGCATCGGCAAGCTCCGCGACGGAGCCGACGTCGACGCCTTCGTGCTCACCTCGACCTTCTACGGCGATCGGCGAACGGCCTGGCTGATCGAGCAGGGCGTGCCGTTCGTCACCTTCGGGCGCCCCTGGGGCCTGGACGATCAGGGCGATCCGCAGCACCTCTGGGTCGATGTCGACGGCGCGCTGGGCGTGGCGCAGGCGACCGAGCACCTCGCCGACGCGGGCTGCTCGCGCATCGCGTTCTTCGGCTGGCCGGCCGGATCGGCGACCGGCGACGACCGCCGCAGCGGCTGGGAGCGGGTGCTCGACGAGCGCTTCCCCGGCACCCCGCGGCGGACCCCCACGGCCGAGGACGACGTGCAGCGCGCCCGCGCGGCCGCGATCGAGTTCCTCCGCAGCTCGCCCGAGGTCGACGGCCTGGTCTGCGTCTCGGACTCGCTCGCGCTCGGCGCCTCGATGGCCGCCGTCGCGGTCGGCCGGCCGCAGCTGCCGATCGTCGGCTTCGACAACACCCCCGTCGCCGCCGCGGTCGGCCTGCCGAGCGTCGAGCAGGACCTCGGCGCCGTCGCGGCCGGAGCGCTCGAGCTCCTCCTGGGCGAGCAGGGCGACGACGTCGTCCACCGCCCCCTCGCACCCGGCGAGGCGCACCGACTGATCACGCCGCACCTCGTCGTGCGGACGCCCCTCCACCACCCCGAGAGCTGA
- a CDS encoding extracellular solute-binding protein, which produces MTHSNRAARWGAAVLAGGLALSLGACSAGGGGGSDESAGLTVMIGSSGDAETTAVTDAVNAWGADNDTAVDVVAASDLTQQLGQGFSGGNPPDLFYMSWDQFQTYASNRYLEPYAQDAGNADAFYPALRDAFSYDDQFYCEPKDFSTLGLIINTDLWAAAGLTDADVPTDWASLESAAQKLTANGVTGLSFGPEYARIGTFMNQAGGSLLSEDGTTVTADTSENVAGLTEVKTLLADGVLKFPADLDSGWSGEAFGKGAAAMVIEGPWINGALAADYPDVKYTVAELPAGPGGTSTFTFSNCWGIPAGSTTAEQAESLVSALTSDEQQLAFSDAFGVIPSTESGAAEYATKYPENAAFVSGNDYAVSPVAFAGAATVITDFNSALEGLATGDPEAILADLQTNLQDALDTANAK; this is translated from the coding sequence ATGACGCACAGCAACAGAGCGGCACGCTGGGGTGCCGCGGTCCTCGCGGGCGGGCTCGCCCTCTCGCTCGGTGCCTGCTCGGCCGGAGGCGGAGGCGGCTCGGACGAGTCCGCCGGTCTCACCGTGATGATCGGCTCCTCCGGTGACGCCGAGACCACCGCCGTCACCGACGCCGTGAACGCCTGGGGCGCCGACAACGACACCGCCGTCGACGTCGTCGCCGCGAGCGACCTCACCCAGCAGCTCGGCCAGGGCTTCTCGGGCGGCAACCCGCCCGACCTCTTCTACATGAGCTGGGACCAGTTCCAGACCTACGCCAGCAACCGCTACCTCGAGCCCTACGCGCAGGACGCGGGCAACGCCGACGCCTTCTACCCGGCGCTGCGCGACGCCTTCAGCTACGACGACCAGTTCTACTGCGAGCCCAAGGACTTCTCGACGCTCGGCCTGATCATCAACACCGACCTCTGGGCGGCCGCGGGCCTCACCGACGCCGACGTCCCCACCGACTGGGCCTCGCTCGAGTCCGCGGCGCAGAAGCTGACCGCGAACGGCGTGACCGGCCTCTCCTTCGGTCCCGAGTACGCGCGCATCGGCACCTTCATGAACCAGGCCGGCGGCTCGCTGCTCTCCGAGGACGGCACGACCGTCACCGCGGACACCTCGGAGAACGTCGCGGGACTCACCGAGGTGAAGACGCTGCTGGCCGACGGCGTGCTGAAGTTCCCGGCCGACCTCGACTCCGGCTGGTCGGGTGAGGCGTTCGGCAAGGGCGCCGCCGCGATGGTCATCGAGGGCCCGTGGATCAACGGCGCGCTCGCGGCCGACTACCCGGACGTGAAGTACACGGTGGCCGAGCTGCCCGCCGGCCCCGGCGGCACGTCGACCTTCACCTTCAGCAACTGCTGGGGCATCCCGGCCGGCAGCACCACCGCCGAGCAGGCGGAGTCGCTCGTCTCGGCGCTCACCTCGGACGAGCAGCAGCTCGCCTTCTCCGACGCCTTCGGCGTGATCCCCTCCACAGAGTCGGGCGCCGCGGAGTACGCGACGAAGTACCCCGAGAACGCCGCCTTCGTGAGCGGCAACGACTACGCCGTCAGCCCCGTCGCCTTCGCCGGTGCCGCGACCGTGATCACCGACTTCAACTCGGCCCTCGAGGGCCTGGCGACCGGTGATCCGGAGGCGATCCTCGCGGATCTGCAGACCAACCTGCAGGACGCGCTCGACACCGCGAACGCGAAGTAG